The genomic interval tttcataaatGCCCATGAAAGAAGTTGTAAAACTGGGATCAGCAATATTGCTTCAGAAATGCCAAGCAAACTCAACAAAAATGCACCTGTGAGTTCTTATATAATGATGGTTAGGGGGAAAGTCTGTCCACTTTCAAGAAGGACCATTTGGAAAATATCTGCCAAATTCCAAAATGGACATGCCAAActaaaacaacccaaatatttttcagtaatgGGGAAATAGATAACTGAACTGTAGAACAGCATCAGCAATAAACATGGATGGATGATACCTGCAAGCAACGATATGGATGGACATGCCACATACCaattgaatgaaagaaaacaaggtCAAGGAGACTACAGAAAGTATGATACTATTCATAACTCTTCAAACCAAGCAAAActacacagagagacagagaacggGATAAGCTACTTTGAAATTCAgagtgtatttgttttttaaataaataaagcccaaTCTAAATGCTGATAGGAGTTACTTAAAGAGTTTCAACAGGGAATGAGGCATTTAAGAGCCCTCTGATAGCTCATCCTGTTATATTTGGAGTCTAAAGTTTGACTTTGGGAACTTAATGTTTGGTGACACAATGTATTGAATGTAACTAATGTATgttttgtgttagtcgctcagttgtattcaactctttgtgaccccatggactgtagcccgccagactcctctgttcatgagattctccaggcatgaatactggagtgggctgccatttccttctccataatgtgTGTTCTCTTATTAATTAATTAAGAGATTAACATATATTCACTCTCTTAAAGGTACAATAATGTTatgacctgggcttccctggtggctcagttggtgaagaaatctgccagcaatgtaggagacctgggtttgatcctggggttgggaagatcccctggagaagggatcttcTCTCCAGTattcacctggagaattccattgagtgtatagtccatgggattgcaaagagtcggacactattgagtgactttcacttactcagtcgctcagtattATGACTTAAAACATAAATGGttctaaaaggaaataaatataaacaaaactgaaCAATCAGTGTTTAGGACCATATATGTATGCTTTTAAGCTGtcataaaaatttgaaaaccatGTTGATTATGACAAAATTATGCTTTAGAGTttacatatattacatttattcatttgtggtACCAAATTTGgtgacaaaaatataattttttaaaaaactcatataCATATCCTaaatccaacaattccactttaggaatttattctattaatatactcatatatgtattaaataagaTATATACCAATGCAAGTATATAGTCATGTGGtattatttgtaattaaaaatagaaacaacattTATCAataaggaactaaaaaaaaaataaatgggaaaaaatgaccTCAGATGATTCAAAAAATGATGAGTTATAAGGGGATTTTGTTGCATCAGATGAAGATTAAACAATGTCCTAAATGGCTCTTCAAAACTTCAGATTCTAGAATTTGTGCTTCTTACCCTGTAGTCCAacacagagaataaaataaaagaatctgaaaatttaCAACAAAGAGAATAGTCTGCATTAGATTGCTTCTCCTgtcaataataattataaattctctgaaaataaaaaatattaaaaaaacagcacATAAAGTCAGAGGGAGTGATCAAAAGCAAGGAGAAACTAGAGGACATTTGACCCTTGAAAAAAGAGAGTTATTCTGCATGAAATTAAGGAGAAATCCCAGGAAAGAGGAAACTGCAAAAGGACAACCCCCCCGCTATCCCCAAACTACATACTTATGAAAGAGAAATTCAGTCAAAAGTATTCCTTTGTTAATACTTTCTGGATACATAACAGAATATTGAGAAAAACTGCAATAGTCCAAACAAAATAGGCTCTCAATAACTGATTGCTGAATTAAtgaaaactaattaattaatccaTATTTCACATTAGTTTCTTTTGTCTTCACTTGGTAAGTCTGAGATTCCAGTGTGAGTCTCCATCTGTCTTCTGCACATTCACGCCTTCCCCCCTCCCACTGGACCACATTTGACCAGGAAGAGCAGGGGAAGAGAAGGAGCTGCTGGGTGGTGATGTGCTGGGAAAGAGGCTGAGTGAGTGACGAATCATCCACCTGGTATGACCTGACAAGCACCCAGGGTGAGTTATTATAAAACAGGTGAGAACACATGTTCAGACAGCCCTCTAGGTCTGGACAGGAATTGGCTGTAGTTACCACAGCTCCCCAGTGAACTTACTCCTTCTGGGCTCCTCTGAACACTCAGGGCTTCAAAGAAGTCAGGACCTATTCATGGTTCAGTGAGCCTTTCAGAAGTGAACTGGTGATCATATCCTGAGATTTTTGAATCATGTCCCTTAAGTACTGCCAACTTATGTGTCTTATTGAATACACTCATAGGCTGTAgatcttctgatttttaattatCTGTACAAATGTTTCCATTTGTATCCAATTCAGTAGCTTCTATATGTTTCTGTCTGCTCTGctaagtgatgtccaactctttgtgaccctgtggactctaagctcctctgtccatgggattttctaggcaagaggtactggagtgtgttggcatttcctcctccaggggatcttcccaacccagggattgaacctgtatttccttcattgcaggcagattctttacctgctgaaccatcagggaagcccctctatgtTTCTAAAATAAcctccatttttctctttaatcattTGGTTCCCTGGTGTAACTCTTCCTATCTTAATGCACAACATACATTAGCTCATTTCCACATAGTAAATTGgcaaatatttcatattaatattGTTCTCTCTGCCGTGTTTCAAACCTCTTGGAAGAATTCTCTGATACCCACACCACCCACACACTCGTAcactttattctttcattctctaTGCCTTTGGCCTCGTACTTGCCCCAAACTCAGTTGTGCAGTGGCTACTTATGTTGAAATTGTGTCTCTGACCATCTTGATCTGCTTCAGACACTTTGAGGTTGTGATTGAGTGATCTCATGCTGGAGTTTGTCCTCGAGTATCTAATAGATAACTGTCCACACAGACTGAGTACATTCGGAATGTTAgtcctaagtgaagtgaaagtgaaattgctcagttgtgtccgactctttgcgaccccatggacagtagcctgcaccaggcttctccgtccatgggattttctaggcaagagtactggagtgggttgccatttccttctccagggagaagaGGCTTTAGTCCTAAAGTCTCTGTTAaaccatttattcaacaaatcagGTTTCATGAAAACATATTGTTTACACAGCTTCATTTAATTCTCTATTGTATTTCCCCTACAGTCTGTCTAGAAAGGATTTTCTTATATGGGAACATTGGGGCCTCTGAGCAGAGGGAGTTGataaacaggcaagaagagtagaGGTTTTTTGGTTCCACTAAGAGAAAGAAGATGAAGGTGGTGTATGGTTAGGCCACTCAAGATGGGTGCTCTCTTGCTCTATCTGTTCACTCCTGCTGACCAGTTCCTGCCTTACCTCACCCTACTCACAGGACTGACCTTCCTCCTCTTAGTCATAGAGCTTAATCAGTAACTATCTCCATGCTGGCCCCAGGCTCCAGCAGTCATTGTTCTTATCTTTGGGTCAGGTCAAAACAGTTTCACTATGCTAGTTTATCAGAGAAAAACATCTGATCCTTGACAGGCTTAATGGAGGGgttaacctgcctcctgagaaatctgtatgcaggtcaagaagcaacagttagaactggacatggaataacagaatggttccaaacaggggaaggaatatgtcaaggttgtatattgtcaccctgtttatttaacttatatgcatgagaaacactgggctggaagaagcacaagctggaatcaagattgtcaggagaaatataaaaaacctcagatatgcagatgacaccactcttatggcagaaagtgaagaggaactaaaaagcctcttgaggaaagtgaaagaggagagtgaaaaagttggcttaaaactcaacatttagaaaactaatcacatggcatctggtcccatcacttcatggcaaatagatggggaaacagtggaaacagtgacagcctttattttgggggggctctaaactcagtgcagatggtaactgcagccatgaaattaaaagacacttgctccttggaagaaaagttatgaccaacctagacagcatattaaaaagcagagacatgactttgccaacaaaggtccatctagtcaaagttatggtttttccagtagtcatgtatggatgtgaaagttggactataagaaagctgagagccaaagaattgatgcttttgaactgtggtgttggagaagactcttgagagtctcttgaacagcaaggagatccaaccagtccatcctaaaggaaatcagccttgaatattcattggaaggactgatgcaaagaactgactcattggaaaagaccctgatgctgagaaagatcgaagacgggaggagaagggggtgacagaggatgagatggttggatggcatcaccaactccatggacatgagtttgagtaaactccaggagttggtgatggacagggaggtctgcatgctgcagtccatggggtcacaaagagctggacatgactgagcgactgaactaaactgacctgATGAGAGGTGTGCTCCTCTGCTTGTTTCCCTGGTAACAGATGGGCCAACCAGAAGTCAATTCCCCCTTTAACTGGTAACCTTCCCTCATTCCTACCCCCACAGCTAATGTCTGCTCTCTGCCTTATGCTCTGTGGGGGTCACTCCAGGACCTTTCTCTATCCAATAAACTGATATTCAGTAAATCATTGATGTCTCTGTCACTGTTCTGGGCTCTTTCTTCAGACTTAAGGCTGGGTGATTACAGGGCTTGAGAAACTTCATGGTGTAGCCTAATAGGTAATCATGAAAAACATGTATTACAAATGTTTGAAAAGTGGAATTAGGCTTAGCATTCATTGTAGGGCAAGAttagaattattaaataaaatgggaGATCTACATTGAAATTATGATAAGGCTGGTAAAGGAGGCCAAGAAGACAAGAAGATTGGACTAATAGATGGCTGAAATGAAGATTAGGATTAAAATAGAGTTAATGCTGCTGTTCTTTGCTGATGCCAGAGTAAATGTTGAATCCAAGCCATTTTGTGTTGGGACTGGAatggaagtggaagtgttagtcagtaagtcgtgtccaactctttgtgaccccatggactgtagcctgccaggctcctctgtccatgaaattctccaggcaagaatactggagtgccattcccttcttcaggggattttcctgacctagcgattgaacctgggctccacattgcaggtggattctttaccatctgagccaccaaacctaggcttttcctttttcttattttatcagcACATACCTGAGAGAATTTGGTATTGTTGCCATTGCCATGGGAAAGCTGGGAGACGGTATCTGTGAGATTAGGACCCCAAAACCCTTTACATATTCTTCGGagacattcactcactcattcttttATAGAACTAATTAGGGGCCAACTTAGCGCAACTTCCTGGTCCTTGCTTCTAGGACTCTGAAGTCCAGTGCAGGAACTGAGGAGCATACACCATGTACCAAAACTTCCTCCAGGAGGCTATTGTTTCTTGTTTCCATGGGATGCTTTGGAGCATATTGTAAACTCTTATTCCAGGGGAGCAAACCAACTAAACACTTTTTTTAGATTGGGATGACTtcctcaaagttaaaaaaaacttatttggttgcactgggtctcagttgaaGCATACAAGatcttttagttgtagcatgtgaacACTTAAGGCatgggcatgtggggtctagttctctAATCAGGCATGGAACCCAGGCGTGGAAGCATGGTCAGAGAAGTCCCCAATTTCCTCAAAGTTTACTGAGAGCTTGAGAATTCTCACCTGGGCTAGGGAGACACTATTTGTATCCAACTGTAGGATGAAGATCATGAAAACTTAACCCAGTCCTCTTGGGTCCAAAGCTCTGACATTGTTAAGCTATTACTAaattctgggtcttagtttctgcATCTGATAAAGGATATTACATGTTTCATAGTATTGTAATAGCGATTAAAAGAGCCAATGTGTGTGAACTACTTTAAATGGTACCTGGgatatcatcagatcagatcagtcgctcagtcgtgtccgactctttgcgaccccatgaatcgcagcacgccaggcctccctgtccatcaccaactcctggagttcactcagactcacgtccatcgagtcagtgatgccatccagccatctcatcctctgtcgtccccttctcctcctgcccccaatccctcccagaatcagagtcttttccaatgagtcaactctttgcatgaggtggccaaagtactggagtttcagctttagcatcattccttccaaagaaatcccagggctgatctccttcagaatggactggttggatttccttgcagtccaagggactctcaagagtcttctccaacaccacagttgaaaagcatcaattctttggtgctcagccttcttcacaacttcaccaactctcacatccatacatgaccacaggaaaaaccatagccttgactagacgaacaccCACTATTTAATACGTAATAATAACAATAcgatcattatcatctttctgagCAAGAGTAAAGGACTGATGACCCTGGACAGGTCTTAGGTCAGGAGTCTGAGATGCCAGATGTAATACCACATATTGCCattagtagtgttagtcactcagtcgtgtccgactgactctttgcgactccatgaattgtagccctccaggcttttctttccataggattctccaggcaagaatactggagtggtttgctattcccttctccagagaatcttcccgacccaaggatagaaccccggtctcctgctttgtaggcagattctttaccatccgaactACAGGGAAGATCCATTAGATGGCACCAATCCCTCCTTGTCAAAACTGTTCACCAGCATAAACATTTTGatgtctccctctctgtcttAGTGGTTGGTCTGTCATCTGTGGGTGCCAGAGAAGAGGAGGCAGTAGAACTGAAGAAATTAAGGTTTCTCCTAAGCCTCTGTTCTGACTTCCAGCCCAAGTATATGGAAAACAACTGCCTGTAATTGTGAAGCTGCCAGATGGAAGTCATAGGGCCTGGGATTTAGTCCTAACACTGTGTGTCCTTGGGTGCATCTTGGAACCCCCTGGGCTTCACCTCCCTGTCTCCTTGATGTAAAATAGAATGAGATAGCAAAATAGACACATAGGGAAGTGGAAAAACCTTAAGGGAGAACTAAAGAAACTACAGTAGAAATTAGAAGTGGAGGTGAAGAAATAGTGACAATGTGACAAGGAGGTGAGctagaaatagaaatgataaagtTGGGGAGATCAACATTTTGTGTGAAGCACAAAATATTACATTTGATTCATATGTTTCATATAGGGCTACATAAGTCCACTTAacacattttcaatttttgtttctctttgtgtgtgtctctctgtgtcacacacacacttgcatgcacacacacatagggGCTGTCATCCATTTCTGAGGCATCTCTCTGTGtcacacacccacactcacactTGCATGAACACAGAGGGGGCTGCCATTCATTTCTGTGGTATGATGGATGTGAGGAGAGCAGAGTTGTGTGGACACAGACTTCCTGGCAAAACCACTGAGAAGCTGTTCTTGCTTTTCCAGCACATCAGGCAGCATTCCCTCGGCTCTCTCTGGAGTCCACATCCTTTCCCAGTAACCTCCTGAGCGCACTCTTTACCTCCTTGTTCCTCAGGGTGTATATGAGAGGATTAAGTAAAGGAGTGCCCACTGCATAGAAGAGACCAAAGAACTTGCCTCTCTTCTGGGCGTAGGGATTTTTGGGCTGGAGGTAGACAGCAATGCCCGAGCTGTAGAAAAGAGTGACCACAATGAGGTGGGAGGAGCAAGTCCCCAGAGCCTTCCTCCATGCTACTGCCGAGTTAATCCTCAGCACTGCCCGGGCAATGGCACCGTAAGAAACCAGGATGAGGCTGAGTGGCACAACCAAGATGAAGACACTGGCAACAGCCATCTGGATCTCACTGTAGGTGGTGTCTCCACAGGAGAGGTGAATTAGAGCTGGGACCTCACACACAAAATCATCCACTCGCCGGTGGCGGCAGAAAGGCAGACGGAGGGTCGGTGGTGTCTGGACCACTGACTCCACCAGCCCAATGACCCAGGCCATGGCCACCAGCTGCCAGCACAGGCGGGGGTGGATGATGGTGGCATAGTGGAGGGGCTGGCAGACAGCCACATAACGGTCAAAGGCCATCACGGTCAGGAGGACACACTCCGTGGTCCCCAGGAACAGGAAGATGAAGAGCTGGACAGAGCAGCCAAGGAAGCTGATGGTCTTCCTTGGGCCCCAGAGGTGGAACAGCATCTGCGGGACACAGCTTGTGGTGAAGCAGAGGTCCAGGAAGGAGAGGTTGGAGAGGAAAAAGTACATCGGGGAGTGGAGCCTGGGGTCCAGCATGGACAGCAGGATGATGAGTGTGTTGCCCACCAGAGTCAGGAGGTAAGAGATTGAGACAACCATGAAGAGGATTCTTTCAAGCCCTGGGTGTTCAGAGAAGCCCAGAAGGAGGAAGTCCACTGGGAAGCTGTGGTTGACCATGGCCTGTTCTTGTCCAGACCTAGAGGGATGAGGGCTGTCTGAGCTGTGTGTTCCCACCTGTCTTATAATAACTCACCTTGGGCACTTGTCAGGTCATACCAGGTGGGCGTTTCTCTTCTGTCGTCACTCACTCAGCCTCTTTCCCAGCACATCACCATCCAGCAGCTCCTTCTCTTCTCCTGCTCCTCCTGGTCAAATGTGGTCCAGTGAGAGTGAGGAAGCTGTGAATGTGCAGAAGACAGACGGAGACTCACACTGGTCTCAGATTCACTGGTTCAGTTTAAAGGGGGCTGGTGTAAAGCATGGATTAATTAGTTCACCCAACATGCATTTATGGAGTGCTGCTATTTTCAGAGCACTATTCTAAGTGTTGtctttttccttatatatttgtTGGAAGAAATAGCAAGGTATATACTTTGAATACATTTTCTGATTGTAAATGATGTCTGTAGATTTGATCATTTCTCTATTGTTCTGATGAATTTTTAGAGCTACTTATTTATACTCCCTGGATTTTATGCTTGTTTATTTGCGAAGCAGCTTATCAGAGATGGAATGTTTATCTATGAGACAGGTTTTCCCTTTGTGTCTAATGACAGATCAGTTTGCTTGCCTGAGTCACAGAACCAACATTCCTGCTTGGCAAGCTGGTCCACATGCTCAGTCTCTGCCTTGGGAAGCCTACAGGCAGGAGGTGAGGTGGTCCCGTGCACGCTAAAATCATGGAGGAGATCTCGGGAACACTGTCAAAGACTCCAAGATAAAAGTCAGGAATACCAACACACTGAGTGAATTAGAGAAAAAGTCAGAAAGATGAAGGACCAACTTGGGTAGGTGTAACAGGGAAAGCTTCCTAGAGGAGgtaa from Bos indicus isolate NIAB-ARS_2022 breed Sahiwal x Tharparkar chromosome 23, NIAB-ARS_B.indTharparkar_mat_pri_1.0, whole genome shotgun sequence carries:
- the LOC109577361 gene encoding olfactory receptor 2H1-like, translated to MVNHSFPVDFLLLGFSEHPGLERILFMVVSISYLLTLVGNTLIILLSMLDPRLHSPMYFFLSNLSFLDLCFTTSCVPQMLFHLWGPRKTISFLGCSVQLFIFLFLGTTECVLLTVMAFDRYVAVCQPLHYATIIHPRLCWQLVAMAWVIGLVESVVQTPPTLRLPFCRHRRVDDFVCEVPALIHLSCGDTTYSEIQMAVASVFILVVPLSLILVSYGAIARAVLRINSAVAWRKALGTCSSHLIVVTLFYSSGIAVYLQPKNPYAQKRGKFFGLFYAVGTPLLNPLIYTLRNKEVKSALRRLLGKDVDSRESRGNAA